A stretch of the Capsicum annuum cultivar UCD-10X-F1 chromosome 8, UCD10Xv1.1, whole genome shotgun sequence genome encodes the following:
- the LOC107856971 gene encoding putative hydrolase C777.06c isoform X3: MIKPMRIDYWCNTSLLIDYYKDNDEHKYILIDVGKTFREQVLRWFTRYRIPQVDSIILTHEHADATLGLDDIRAVQPFSPTNDIDPTPVYLTQYSMDSIVQKFPYLVQKKLKEGQEIRRVAQLDWQIIENDCEKSFVASGLEFVPLPVMHGEDYVCLGFLFGKKFRIAYISDVSRFLPTTVSYISKDSGQQLDLLILDTLYKNGSHNVHLCLTQSLEALKMLCPKRALLIGMTHEFDHHKDNEFLVEWSRREGIAVQLAHDGLKVPVNL, encoded by the exons GTGTAATACATCTCTTCTTATTGATTATTATAAGGACAATGATGAGCACAAGTACATATTAATTGATGTTGGGAAAACGTTTAGGGAGCAAGTACTTCGGTGGTTCACTCGTTATAGAATTCCCCAAGTTGATTCT ATTATTTTGACTCATGAGCATGCTGATGCAACTCTCGGCTTGGATGATATCCGTGCAGTGCAACCATTTAGCCCAACAAATGACATTGATCCGACACCAGTGTACCTGACTCAATATTCAATGGATAG CATTGTTCAGAAATTCCCTTACTTAGTCCAGAAGAAACTTAAGGAAGGACAAGAAATTAGACGTGTTGCACAACTTGATTGGCAGATTATTGAAAATGATTGTGAAAAGTCGTTTGTTGCATCAGGACTAGAATTTGTTCCGTTGCCA GTAATGCATGGCGAAGATTATGTGTGCTTGGGgtttctttttggtaaaaaattcaGAATTGCATATATATCCGATGTTTCACGCTTTCTTCCAACCACTGTATCTT ACATTTCAAAAGATAGTGGTCAACAACTAGACCTGCTTATTTTGGACACTCTCTATAAG AACGGTTCCCACAATGTTCACCTTTGCCTTACTCAG TCTCTCGAGGCGTTGAAGATGCTATGCCCGAAGAGGGCTCTACTAATTGGAATGACTCATGAATTTGACCACCACAAAGATAATGAATTCCTTGTGGAATGGTCTAGAAG AGAAGGTATAGCAGTTCAACTTGCACATGATGGATTGAAGGTCCCTGTTAACTTATAA